The Deltaproteobacteria bacterium genome contains the following window.
TCCGCTGTACTTGCTGATGCGCGGTCGCGAGTTCGGTCGGGGCACGCGTGTCTTCGCGGCCGCGAGCTACGGGTTCGCGGTCGTGGCGATGGTGCTCTCGCTCTCGCGCGGCAACTGGATCGCGTTGCTGGCGGCTCACGGGGTGTTCCTGTTGCTCGTGAATCGCAGACTTCTCGCGGCCTCGGGTGCGACCGCCGCGATCCTGCTACCGCTGGGTCTGCCACTCATGCCGGGAATCGTGCGCGAGCGGATCGAGGGGACCACGACGTCCGGATCGACGGTCTACCAGGTGCCGCTCGCGGTGAATATGGAAGGCTCGGCGGCGGCGCGCGTCGTGTTCGCGCGCGTCGGTCTCGACATGTTCCTGGAGTCGCCGGTCTGGGGCCACGGACTCAACTCGTTCTCGTTCCGCACCCCCGAGTTCGGCGCGAAGTACGGCGTGCTCGGTCACAAGGACCCTCACAATCTCGTCGTGATGATGGCCTCCGAGGCGGGCCTGATCGGTCTTGCCATGCTGGCCTGGCTGATCTTCGCGATCTTCCGCTGCGGCCGCGTGCTCTGGCGCTCCGGCTCGAAGGACCATCTGCTCGGCGCGGTGCTTCTGGCGGCCGCCACTCACGACTTGATTGGAAACCTGTCCTCGACGGCGCTGCTGCACGTGCCCCAGATCTCGGCGCAGTTCTGGGTGATGTTCGCGCTGGTGGCGCGCGCGTGTGCGGAGCGGTTCTCCGAGCGGGAGGTCGCGGAGACCGCGCCGGTCGCGGCAGGCCGCTGGCGGCGATTCGCGAATCGATCGCCGATCGCGCTGCCGCAGACGTCGCCCGCGCGGATCTACGCTCAGCCCGAGTCCGGCGCGCGCCCGTAGTCGTCGTGGATTCGAACCACGTCGTCGATCTCGGGGGTCGAGACCTCACAGAGATCGCACTCGGAAACCGCCTCGAAGCGGTGCCGGAGTCCGGGAGCGATTCGCGCGCTTGCACCCGGACCGAGCTCGCAGATCTCGAGCTCGCCGGCTCCGTTCTCGAGCGTGAGCCTGAGCCTGCCTCGGAGCACGTAGATCGACTCGTCCTTCTCCCGGTGCAGCTGCAGCGAGAGGCGCTCGCCCGTGCGGATGGTCAGGATCTTGCCCAGGTAACGTGGGGTCTCGGCCCAGATCACTTCGTGGCCCCACGGTTTCTCGATCCGCCTCGACATCGCTTCGAAGCTACCACGCGCGATCCGGAGCCACGACTCCATGACTTCTCCGCGGCTGAGTTGCGCGGGAGTCGCCGATGACTGCTTTTCGGAAGTCGCCTACCCAGCGGCCGACGCTTCCCCAGGCTTCCGTTCCGCAGCGACCCGGCCGGGTCTTCCCGCTTGGCACGCTTGTCGCAGAGATTCGCGCTCGCCGGAAGCGAAGGCGGAGTCAGAGCCCGATGAAGCCCCCCCTCACACTCCTGGTCGTGGACGACGATGCGGGAATGCGCGCCTGGCTCGCCGCCTTCGCGGCCGAGCAAGGCTGGGCCGTCGACTGCGCCGGATCGGGGGAACAGGGCCTCGAGCTCCTCCGCGAGCGCATGCCCGATCTGGTGACGCTGGACCTCTCCCTGCCCGGGATCGACGGTCTGGCGACGCTGCACCAGCTCCGCGCGCTCGCCCCGAGCGTTCCGGTGATCGTGCTCTCGGGCGTCGCCGATACGCGCGTGATCGCGCTCGCGATGAAGCACGGCGCGACCGATTTCCTGCGCAAGCCGTTCGAGCCGCAGGAGCTCGAGGCCGCGTTCGCGAAGGCGGTCGGGCGCCGCGAAGTCCCCGAGCAGGCCGGCTCGGTTGGAATCGTGTTCGCGGGCCGGAGCCGGAAGATGCGGCTGGTCGAGGAGATGATCGATCGGGTCGCGGACACCGACATCACGGTGCTGATCCGAGGCGAGAGCGGAACCGGAAAAGAGCTCGTCGCGCGCACGCTCCACGCGCGCTCGAGCC
Protein-coding sequences here:
- a CDS encoding sigma-54-dependent Fis family transcriptional regulator, with the translated sequence MTAFRKSPTQRPTLPQASVPQRPGRVFPLGTLVAEIRARRKRRRSQSPMKPPLTLLVVDDDAGMRAWLAAFAAEQGWAVDCAGSGEQGLELLRERMPDLVTLDLSLPGIDGLATLHQLRALAPSVPVIVLSGVADTRVIALAMKHGATDFLRKPFEPQELEAAFAKAVGRREVPEQAGSVGIVFAGRSRKMRLVEEMIDRVADTDITVLIRGESGTGKELVARTLHARSSRARRAFVKVNCAALPAELLESELFGYERGAFTGASRRRLGKFELSHGGTIFLDEISEVHPGLQAKLLQVLQDGHFSRLGGEADISVDARVIAASNRNLETAVRECTFRADLFYRLNVVTIQLPPLRERKEEIPFLTDFFLERYAREYGRDPKPLPAELRDALSSYDWPGNIRELENLVKRVVVLDSVAPAIGELRARTANPSRPEPTALPITDLQRFLAGET
- a CDS encoding cupin domain-containing protein — protein: MSRRIEKPWGHEVIWAETPRYLGKILTIRTGERLSLQLHREKDESIYVLRGRLRLTLENGAGELEICELGPGASARIAPGLRHRFEAVSECDLCEVSTPEIDDVVRIHDDYGRAPDSG
- a CDS encoding O-antigen ligase family protein, producing MLEYLAYPYSVLVVIDVALLFWRPVWGLALLVAIFPMDPWSPRLPVPGMNTSTILIGVALAITVLRFGARLPPLRYSGPVLAFMAVMGIAFIVSIPWANGLRAVDGSPAVWFIFKHVKSMTFTALLFFSVYWWIREPGDRQKMLFALCFAMLLSSVAGIVDFAFHINPRVVDGRERANGLIDDANGMAESIGPLMFVPLYLLMRGREFGRGTRVFAAASYGFAVVAMVLSLSRGNWIALLAAHGVFLLLVNRRLLAASGATAAILLPLGLPLMPGIVRERIEGTTTSGSTVYQVPLAVNMEGSAAARVVFARVGLDMFLESPVWGHGLNSFSFRTPEFGAKYGVLGHKDPHNLVVMMASEAGLIGLAMLAWLIFAIFRCGRVLWRSGSKDHLLGAVLLAAATHDLIGNLSSTALLHVPQISAQFWVMFALVARACAERFSEREVAETAPVAAGRWRRFANRSPIALPQTSPARIYAQPESGARP